CCTTTTCACCTCCTTACCGTCGCCCCCTCCTCCCCCGGCGGTGATGGCAGGCCCTTGCCGGCTCCCCCTCCTTGAGGGAAAGAATTCAGGAGACGGTCTCTCCTGACAGAACCCGCACAATCCTTCCTTTGCCAGAAGCACAGGGAACATAGCTGGACCTCGGGCTCCCATGGTTTCCTCCCCCTGCCTCCTGGCTCCGCTCGGGCGCGCGCTTTCCGCGCTCGGGCTCAGGCGATGGGGGACCCGGATCAGCTGAAAATCACCCCCTTCTGCCGGTCTCCCGGTGCCCTTTTTATTGATTAAATTCAAGAATTGTGCCGGCCATCCCAGGGAAGAATCCCCCAGAAAACTTAGATTCCCACGCCAAAGTCTAGACTTTCGTGGCTGTGGTATGGGTGGAGGCCGAAGTCTGGGTCTGACCCGGGCCCTCGGCCCGGCGGAAGAAGGTCAGACGAGGGGCAGGCAGGCGGTCGGGGAGCTTTTGCCGGGCAGAGGAGAGAAAGGCCACGAATTTCTTTGTGAGATCGGGGTCGAAGAGGCGCCCAGCCTGGCTTTCGATCTCGGCCAGGGTTTGAGCCGCGGAAAACCGCTGCCGGTATGGGCGGTCGCTGGTCATGGCGTCATAGACGTCCGCCAGAGAGGTGAGGCGGCAGAGGAGAGGAATCTTTGAGCCGGCGAGGCCCTGGGGATAACCGGTGCCATCCCAGCGTTCGTGATGGAGGAGGATAATTTCCCGCTCACCCGGGGTGAGATTGAGGGGTTCAACGATGAGGTCGCCGATGAGAGGATGCGTGGTGATGATGGCCCGTTCTTCCGGGGTGAGGGGGCCAGGCTTGTTGAGAATGGCATCGCTGATGCCGATTTTGCCGATGTCATGCAGAATCACGGCATTTTGCAAGGTGACAATCTCCCGGGAGCTGAGTCCCAGGTAGAAGGCAAAGCAGGTGGCAATCTCCGTGACCCGGAGGGAATGATGGGCGGTATAAGGATCCCGGGCGGCCAGGGTGCGGAGCAGTGCCTGGATGGTGGTGCTGACCAAGGTGGAGGCCGGGCTAATCGCCTCCCCCTCCCCCTCGGAGTGGGAAGGACCTGGAGAGGGGGGCTCAGGGGAAAATTTCGCCTTCCCAGGCGGGAGACTTGAGATGGCCTGAAGTTTGCTATGGACCAAAGTAGGCATCGGCAGGCGCTGTCAGACTCTGTGCTTCAAGGTGTGGAATTCCGGCTCCGACAGCAGACGCTCTTGATAAAGGAGGCGCAACCGTTCGAAGTCTGGACCCGGGGGCTGAGAAGGCCTGGCCGGCGACGCTGCCGGGGGCGGGGGGATCTGGCCTGGCGCCTCCGGGTTGGCCCCGGCAAGACGGGCCGACAGGTCCGCCAGTCGGCCCAGGAGCGCCTGATTTTCCTGATAGAGGGCCAAGAGGCGGGCGGCGTTGACCACCGCCACCTCGATTTCCTGTAACTTGAAGGGCTTGCGCAGATAGTCGTAGGCCCCTTCCCGGATGGCCTGGATGGCGCTGTCGATGGAGGCATAGCCTGTCATGATGACCACCAGGGGCGGGGGCTCCCGGCGCCGGGCGGCCCGCAGCACCTCCAGGCCGTCGGCCACGGGCATGATGAGGTCGGTGACCACCAAGGAAAAGTCGTTCTCCTGGAGGGCAGCCAGGGCCTCGCCGCCATGACGGGCCAAGGTGACCCGGTGACCCCGGTGCCGCAAAAAGGCGGCCAAGGCCTCCCTGAGCGTCGGGTCGTCTTCCGCCAGGAGAATGTCCAGGGTGAGGGGGCCCGGGGCCACGACGCGAGTTCTCCCTTCTGCTTCAGACCTTGGCAGGCGGGCCGGAAGGTGGCCCGGACGCCGGCCTCGGGGGTGATCTCCTCCAGGGCCGGGGATGCTTCCTGCCTCACTTATCGGCGTGGCAGAGGGAGGGGATTAAAACCGGCGGCCTTGTAAAGGCAGGCCAAGGGGGTATTGCCAGGGGGGAGTCAGAAGAAGTCAGTGAGGTAGGGGTTGTTTTCCTTTTCCGCCGCCAGGGTGGAGGGAAAGCCGCCGCCGTAATCGTGGCCCGGCCAGATGCGGGTGTCATCGGGCAGGGGCAGGATCTTGTCCGCCAGGGAGCGGATAAGCGCTTCCAGGGAGCCCCCCGGCAGGTCGGTGCGGCCGGCGGCTTCCACAAAGAGGGTGTCGCCGGTGAAGAGGTGGCCGGGGAAATAGAGACACAGGGAGCCGGGGGTGTGGCCGGGGGTGTGGAGCAGGAGGCCCTCCTGCCGGCCTAAGGGCAATCGGTGGCCGTCCTCCACCGGCACATCCACCCGGGTGAGGGGCGGAAAGCCTTCCCGGCGGGCCTCCTCCTGCATCTCCGGACGCCGGAAGAACTCCCAATCCAGGCGGTGCATGACCACCGGGGCCCCGGTGGCCGCCGCCCAGTGCTCGTTGCCGGCGGTGTGATCGGCATGGCCGTGGGTGTTGAGGATCCAGCGCAGCCGCCAGCCCTCCTGGTGGAGCCGGGCCATGAGACCGGGGGCCGGCCCGCCCGGGTCCACCACCAGGGCTTCGCCGCTCTCGGGACAGACCACCAAGTAGGTGAGGATCTCCAGGGGTCCCACCTTTTCCGGGAGGATGATGAGCTCCATGACAAAACCTTCAAAGACTGGAGGGCTAAGGATCAGGGGGTTTCCCTAGGGTGCCGAGGAGAGGGTCTCCGGCGGCGCTCCCTCCCGAGCTCCGGGGAGGTTCCGAACCGGCCGGAGGGCCAGCCGCCTCAGTGGCCCGCGGCCGTCGTGGGGCTGGCCTGGAAATCCCTGGCAACCTGAGCCGGTCCTGACGCGGTCGCCGGGTGGCTCATCCCCGGGGTGCCCTCACTTGCGCAGGTATTGAAAGATCATCTGCTGATTGCGCAGGGCGTAGAGCTGGGCCTTCACAGCCTGGAGGTGGGCCAGCTCGTATTCCGCCTTGGCCTGGCGCTGCAAAGCCAGGCTGGCGTCGTTTTTGCCTTGGCGCTCCAGCTGCTCTGCCTGCTTTTCCTTGTCCGCCGCGGTCTTGAGCAACCGCTCGGAGGCGGCCAGGGCGTCCTCGGAGAGCTTTTTGTTGATGGCCTCCTGCTGCAGCTCCTTTTCCGTCAGGAGCCGTTCCGCCTGGGCCGGGCCGCACTCCTTGGTGAGGATGGTGAACAGGGCGTTGGCCTCTTTGAGCAGGGTCTTGGCTTCGGCGGTGTATTTGGCGTTCAGCTTCTTTTCGGCGCTGTCCAGGAGGCTCACGGCCCGCTTGTAGATAATGGCGTGATCCGGGCCACAGGCCGGCTTTGCGGCGGGCGGGGCCGCAGCCGGGGGCGGCGGAGACTGGGCCAAGGCCAGACTACAAGTGAACGCAAGAAGAACCAGCAGCAGACAGCAGGACAGATATCTGGAGGGCATAGAACGAGATCCTTCCTTTAGATTAATGCAGGCCGAAGGTCTCCGCGATGACCCGCTGGAACCGGGGGCGATAAATCACATCAAAGGCAGTCTCTTTGCCGGGAAAGAGCTTTAAGGCCTGGGTCCGGACATTCTCCACCACCCGGGTGGCCTCCTCGTGGGTGTAGCGGCCGGCCCGGATCTCCTGGAGAGCCAGGTCCACCAGAAATTTCAGATAACGCAGCTTGCGGTTTTCTTCCCTGACCGCCTGGGGATCTGGATATGGCCGCTCCATGGCGCCTCACTGCCTTGGCAGGGATGCGGTGCCCGGGTGACCCTTCCGGCTCACATTTCCCGGGGTAGGGAGCGGGTCCCCGGATCGCGGCCCTGCAGCCTGTCCAAAGGACCTCCTCCGGGGAGGTCATCTGAAGGGCAGGGTCCCGGAATTCCCCTTCCCCACCCGCCATTTCATTCTACCTTCCGGTCCCGGGGCTGTAAAGGCAAAAGGCCCATCTCCCGGGGCGTGGGGGACTCCGCGGTGGTGCTGCCGGAGCCCGGCGCCGGGGTGAGGGAGATATCCGTGGCGATGCCCTCCCGGGCTTTCACCACCTGGGCCGCCTTGTCCCAGTCGATGCGGGAGGTCAGGCCATGGGCGGCGGCCGCAGTTTTCACCGTTTCCAGGGGCTTTTTCTCCCTCCCGTAGATGTCCGGGTGCACCTCCAGATAGACCCGCTCCGCCACCAACGCCAGCTTGACAGGCCGATAGATGATCTTCACCGGCGTTCCCACCTCCACTTGGGGGAAGAGCTGGGCGATCTCCTCGGGGAGCATGCGGATGCAGCCATGGGAGGCGGAGGTGCCGATGGACCAGGGGCGGTTGGTGGCATGGATGCCCACCCCGGGGGCTGAGGTCCCCAGCCAGTATTCCCCCAAGGGGTTATTGGGCCCTGGCGGCACCCGCTCCAGCACTTCCCGGCCGCTTTCCGCCATTTCCTCCCGGATGGAGGCGGGCACGATCCAGGTGGGGTTTTTGGCCTTGTTGACGATGCGGTAGTCCCCGGTGGGGGTGGGCCAGCTGCGGCGCCCCACCGCCAGGGCGTAGCGCCGCTGATAAACCCCCTGGGCAAAATGATACAGGGTCAGTTCCGGCAGGTTGATCAACAGACCGTGGTCCAGCTCGGTGGGGATGATATGGGTATTGTTGACGGTCAGGGTCATCCCCTTTTTGAGGCGGTAGGGTTCCGAGATGCCATTGTGCCGGGCCAGCACCTGCCAGCGGACCTGTTTGCGCAGGGCCAGATGGCTCAGGTGGACGCTTTTTTCCACCACCACCTCCTCCACCCCGCCGCTCAGAGTGGAGTACAGCGGCAGGGGAGGGGGGGTGGCGACCACGGGCCGAAAGAGGGAAAGCAGCACGAGCGCGCACACCGGGAGAACCAGGGGCCACA
Above is a window of Desulfobaccales bacterium DNA encoding:
- a CDS encoding response regulator, which gives rise to MAPGPLTLDILLAEDDPTLREALAAFLRHRGHRVTLARHGGEALAALQENDFSLVVTDLIMPVADGLEVLRAARRREPPPLVVIMTGYASIDSAIQAIREGAYDYLRKPFKLQEIEVAVVNAARLLALYQENQALLGRLADLSARLAGANPEAPGQIPPPPAASPARPSQPPGPDFERLRLLYQERLLSEPEFHTLKHRV
- a CDS encoding MBL fold metallo-hydrolase; the protein is MELIILPEKVGPLEILTYLVVCPESGEALVVDPGGPAPGLMARLHQEGWRLRWILNTHGHADHTAGNEHWAAATGAPVVMHRLDWEFFRRPEMQEEARREGFPPLTRVDVPVEDGHRLPLGRQEGLLLHTPGHTPGSLCLYFPGHLFTGDTLFVEAAGRTDLPGGSLEALIRSLADKILPLPDDTRIWPGHDYGGGFPSTLAAEKENNPYLTDFF
- a CDS encoding L,D-transpeptidase family protein encodes the protein MWPLVLPVCALVLLSLFRPVVATPPPLPLYSTLSGGVEEVVVEKSVHLSHLALRKQVRWQVLARHNGISEPYRLKKGMTLTVNNTHIIPTELDHGLLINLPELTLYHFAQGVYQRRYALAVGRRSWPTPTGDYRIVNKAKNPTWIVPASIREEMAESGREVLERVPPGPNNPLGEYWLGTSAPGVGIHATNRPWSIGTSASHGCIRMLPEEIAQLFPQVEVGTPVKIIYRPVKLALVAERVYLEVHPDIYGREKKPLETVKTAAAAHGLTSRIDWDKAAQVVKAREGIATDISLTPAPGSGSTTAESPTPREMGLLPLQPRDRKVE
- a CDS encoding HD-GYP domain-containing protein → MVSTTIQALLRTLAARDPYTAHHSLRVTEIATCFAFYLGLSSREIVTLQNAVILHDIGKIGISDAILNKPGPLTPEERAIITTHPLIGDLIVEPLNLTPGEREIILLHHERWDGTGYPQGLAGSKIPLLCRLTSLADVYDAMTSDRPYRQRFSAAQTLAEIESQAGRLFDPDLTKKFVAFLSSARQKLPDRLPAPRLTFFRRAEGPGQTQTSASTHTTATKV